One genomic segment of Chthoniobacterales bacterium includes these proteins:
- a CDS encoding glycosyltransferase family 2 protein, producing MPSLSVVVPLYNEEENVPILQSEIAAALDGMDYELILVDDTSTDGTVAAVKPAPEVRLLRFVRNQGQSAAMIAGIAAARGAIIVMLDGDLQNDPADIPRLVAEIEKGADLVCGYRARRADTLSKKITSRIANYVRSRFVGDGIRDTGCTLKAMRRECASALVPFKGVHRFIPALVKNAGFKLVEIPVNHRARQFGVSKYGLGNRALKATMDMFGVRWLQSRHISYELRDE from the coding sequence ATGCCGTCCCTGTCCGTCGTCGTCCCGCTCTATAACGAAGAGGAGAACGTCCCGATTCTTCAATCCGAGATTGCCGCCGCGCTCGACGGCATGGACTACGAGCTCATCCTCGTCGACGACACCTCCACCGATGGCACCGTCGCCGCCGTGAAACCCGCGCCGGAGGTCCGCCTGCTCCGCTTCGTCCGGAACCAGGGCCAGAGCGCCGCCATGATCGCCGGCATCGCCGCCGCCCGCGGCGCCATCATCGTGATGCTCGACGGCGATCTGCAGAACGATCCCGCCGACATTCCGCGCCTCGTCGCCGAAATCGAAAAGGGCGCCGATCTTGTCTGCGGCTACCGCGCCCGGCGCGCAGACACCCTCAGCAAGAAAATCACCAGCCGCATCGCCAATTACGTCCGCAGCCGTTTCGTTGGCGACGGCATTCGCGACACCGGCTGCACCCTCAAGGCCATGCGCCGCGAATGCGCAAGCGCGCTGGTGCCATTCAAGGGCGTCCACCGCTTCATTCCCGCGCTCGTCAAGAACGCCGGCTTCAAGCTCGTCGAGATTCCCGTGAACCACCGCGCGCGCCAGTTCGGCGTCAGCAAATATGGCCTCGGCAATCGCGCCCTGAAGGCGACGATGGACATGTTCGGCGTGCGCTGGCTCCAGAGCCGGCACATCAGCTACGAGCTGCGCGACGAATAG